From the genome of Flavobacterium sediminis:
TGATCGAGGCGCGAAGTCCTAATTCAACGACTTCCAGTTTTTCGATCTTTTTTCCGTCAATTTCAAAACGCAACATGGTTCGTACATGATGAAATCCGTGCTTTCCGGCAGCACCGGGATTCATGTGTAAGAGTTTCAGTTTCTGATCGTATTGTACTTTTAGGATATGAGAGTGCCCGCAAATAAAAAGATCCGGCGGATTACGTCTTAATTCTTCTCTTACACTAATATTATATTTGTCCGGATACCCTCCGATATGGGTGATCCACACATCCACTTCCTCACACATAAAACGGTTGTTTAACGGAAACTCTAATCGAGCCTGTGCATCATCAATATTCCCGTACACCGCCCGTAACGGTTTTAACTTCTGTATGGTATCCGTTACCGTTAAATCTCCGATATCTCCTGCATGCCAGACTTCGTCTGCTTGTTTCACATATTTTAGAATGGCATCGTCAATATAACCGTGCGTATCTGACAAAAGAAGTATTTTTTTCATGCAACAAAAATACAATTTGTTTTAACGTGATACTTTCAAGCACTTATTTATTTCCTTTTGGTAAACAAAACTTAAAAAAAGCGATCAAACCATATTTTCTTTTTAAATTTGCTTTTCTGAAAAAATAACCGCCATTGAGATACTTCATCAAATTTGCTTATAACGGAAAAAATTATTTTGGTTATCAAATACAACCCAATGCCGTTTCAGTACAGGAAACACTGGAAAAAGCTTTGAGTTTACTGATGAAGCAGACTGTAGAAATAGTCGGAGCCGGCAGAACAGACAGTGGTGTTCACGCTAAAGAGATGTTTGCACATTTTGATTATGACGGAGAAATTGACGTTCCTGTCTTGGTCAAAAAACTAAACTCTTTTTTACCGAAAGATATTGTGATCTATGACTTTATAAAAGTACATGATGAGGCTCATGCTCGTTTTGATGCTACAAAGCGAACGTATGAATATTACATCCATACGTTTAAAGATGCATTTATTTCTGATCTGAGCTGGTATCATTACCAGCAATTAGATGTAGATCAGATGAATGCTGCTTGTCAGATTTTATTTGAATACATTGATTTTGAATGTTTCTCAAAAGTAAATACTGATGTTCACACCTTTAATTGTAAAATTTATGAAGCTCATTGGCAACAAAAAGGTAATGAATTGATCTTTACCATTTCAGCAGACCGTTTTTTGCGCAATA
Proteins encoded in this window:
- the truA gene encoding tRNA pseudouridine(38-40) synthase TruA — encoded protein: MRYFIKFAYNGKNYFGYQIQPNAVSVQETLEKALSLLMKQTVEIVGAGRTDSGVHAKEMFAHFDYDGEIDVPVLVKKLNSFLPKDIVIYDFIKVHDEAHARFDATKRTYEYYIHTFKDAFISDLSWYHYQQLDVDQMNAACQILFEYIDFECFSKVNTDVHTFNCKIYEAHWQQKGNELIFTISADRFLRNMVRAIVGTMVTIGLGKISLNDFRSIIESKNRSKAGFSVPAHGLYLVKVAYPYIGSGQ
- a CDS encoding metallophosphoesterase family protein; the encoded protein is MKKILLLSDTHGYIDDAILKYVKQADEVWHAGDIGDLTVTDTIQKLKPLRAVYGNIDDAQARLEFPLNNRFMCEEVDVWITHIGGYPDKYNISVREELRRNPPDLFICGHSHILKVQYDQKLKLLHMNPGAAGKHGFHHVRTMLRFEIDGKKIEKLEVVELGLRASIS